The Flavobacterium sp. K5-23 genome segment TCAATTCATTCTTCGTCTCTCTTGAACCTGCTTTTATTTGTTTTTCTCTTGCAATCGCATCACCAATCCATTGATATTGTTCATAATAAACTAATATGTCTAAATTATAACGAGCTGAGAATGAATTTGGATTTCTTTTTTCTTTATGATTTAAAACACGTTGGGGAAGATTAGCCGTAACACCAGTATAAACAACTGTTTGGTATTTATTTGTAATGATATAAATAAATCCTGGTTTCATATAGACTTTTTTATTACTTGAAATTTAATGAATTTAATTCATTTAATCATTTTATTTGCTGATTCGTTACTAGGGCCGAAGCAATCTCATTGAGTATTTCTTCAATCTATTTTGGTAATATAAGTCATTGCGAGGAACGAAGCAATCTCATCCAGTATTTCCGTTCCAATAAGCTTTCATTTTGTTTGTCGATGTGTTTTAGTGTGTTTGCTTCGTTCCTCGCAATGACTCTGCTTGTCGATGTGTTTTAGTGTAATTGATTCGTTCTTCGTAAAGACTCAGTTTGTCGATTTTGTTTGTCGACATATCATAGTGTGATTGCTTTCGCCCCGACGAACAGGTCGTTCCTCGCAATTACCATAAGATAACTGAACACTACTTCTTAGCGGCCTCCACAAATTCTAATGAATCCAGGCTTACCTTAGAAGTAAAGATACCATAATTTACTGTGGCTTTATTTTTCTCTATTACATCAATACTACCTACCGCTTTTCCGTCTATCATTCGAACGCGATCACCTACTTTCAGGATGTGTTTTATTTTTTCAACTACAGGTTTGAGTTTCTTTTCCTTTTTTGCTGCACGAATTTCTTCTACCTGAACGGTAACTTCTTCAATGACTTCCTTTTTCTTGGCAACAATAGCTTTAACCTCTTTTGGTGTGGCTTTCTTGCGTTTCGAATTTTCTATTTCTATTATCTTTAAAAACTCACCTATTAGGTCTTTCTTGTTTTTATTATTGAAATATTTCTCGGCAATATCTTCAATTTTCTGACCTATGTATATTGTTTTTTGATTGCTGTCATACAATTCCTGATAGCTTTCCAGTTTTTGTTTTATTTTGACATTAATCGTTTCCATTTTCTTTCCTTCTTCACGCGCTTTGGTTTCTTCTTCCTTTAATGTTTGTGAAGTTTTCTCCATTTTGGAGCGTTCTTTTTGAAGTGTGGCTATGGTTTTGTCAAAACGTACTTTTCCAACTTCAATCTTCTTTTTAGCTCTATTGATAAGACTGAAAGGGATTCCGTTTTTCAAAGCTACTTCAAAAGTAAACGAACTTCCAGCTTGTCCCAGGGCTAATTTATACATGGGCTCTAACGACTTTTCGTCAAACATCATATTAGCATTCGTCGCAAACGGTAATTCATTTGCTAATATTTTCAAATTGGAATAATGCGTTGTGATAATTCCAAAAGCTTCCCTATGATAAAATTCTTCGAGGAATATTTCGGCCAAAGCTCCACCCAATTCTGGGTCAGAACCAGTACCAAATTCATCAATCAAGAACATCGTTTTTCGATTGCACTTCTTCAAGAAGTAGTTCATATTCTTCAATCGGTAGCTGTAAGTACTTAGGTGATTTTCAATGGATTGGTTGTCACCAATATCTGTAAGTATTCTATCGAATAAAAACGTTTCAGAGCGTTCGTGAACCGGAATCAACATACCTGACTGTAGCATCAATTGAAGTAAACCAACCGTCTTTAACGATATGGTTTTACCACCAGCATTAGGACCGGAAATTACAATAATTCTGTTTTCCTGTTGTAATTCAATAGTCTGTGGATGTGTGATTTCCCTTTTCTCTTTGTTGTTCAAATATAAAATAGGGTGGTAGGCATCTCTAAAATAAAGACGACGATCGTCAGTAATCGTTGGCAGGATTCCGTTAATTTTATTGGCGTATTTTGCCTTGGCAGCAATCACATCTATATCACTTAGAAAATTCTGGTATTGAATTAGCAGCGATAAAAAAGGCCTGATATCATTTGACAATTGTTTTAAAATACGCATAATCTCTTCAGACTCTTCGTATTCTAAATTACTCAATTCACGAGAATACATCAAGGTGGCTTCTGGCTCGATATAAGCAATGCTACCCGTTTTTGAACTTCCTAGAATTGATCCTTTTACTTTACGGCGATACATAGCTAATACTGCTAAAACTCTACGGTTTTGAACAAAACTTTCTTTAATGTCGTCCAGATAACCCAGACTATTGTATTGGGTTAATGCCACACCAAAACTCTGATTTACTTTTCCGCGTATAAGATTCATATTTCTACGAACTTCTTGTAGCATAGGCGAAGCATTATCTTTTATCTCACCGTATTTGTCAACTATGGCATCTATCGACGTAATTATTTCTTTAGTAAATTCTACTTCGTTGGCTCTGGTATTTAAATAAGGATAGTAATCATCAAATTTTTTAAAGTAAGTCAATAAAAAATTCACCGTAGAAGATAAGGTAGCTATTTTTCTAAAACTTCCCACTTCAAGATAACTGTCTTCAATAGCCAGAAATTTAATTTCGTGTGTTATGGCATCAAAGCCATGATTAGGAATCGCATTGTTATTTTGAAAAGAGGAAACATACTCTGATGTTTGCATTAAAGCCTGCATCAAAGTTTCTTTATCTCTAAAAGGGGTTATTTCTAAGGCTTTTTGTTTTCCAATGTCTGTATTACAGATTGTAGAAATCGTTTCAAGAACGGTTGGAAATTGTAAATCCTGTAATGTTTTTTCTGTAATCGAAATCATTTTATATGCTAAGTTGTAAGATTGCAAAGTTACAAAGTAATTTGACTGTATTATTTTTTATCTTTGTTTAATGAAAAAAGATGAGATAATCAATGTGCTACAAAAAGACAAGCAATACCTTAAAGAAAAATATGGTGTTGTGACAATCGCTTTGTTTGGTTCTTATGCTAAGGGGTTAGAAAATCCTGATAGTGACGTTGATTTCTTTGTTGAATTTAGTAAACCTTCTTATAGTATTTTAATGGGTTTATATTCTTATTTAGAAAATAAATTGAATTCTAAAATTGAAATTGTTAGAAAAGGACCGCATATTTCGGAGCGTTTTTTTAATAATATAAAAAATGATTTAATTTATGTATAATGACGTTTATAAATATTCGTTAGAAACTATTTTAGAACATATCAATATTTGCAATAAAAGATTTTCGGAAATTGATATTGCAACAGATTTTGTCGCTACTGAATATGGACAAATGGTATTAGATGCTATCGTTACTAGGCTTCAGGCAATTGGCGAGAATGTTAAAAACACTTCCAGAAAACATAATTTACTGCAGGATAATTATCCGGAAATCGAGTGGGATAAAATCATTCGTTTTCGAGATTTTATTTCACATCATTATGAAATGTTAGATTATGAGATAGTTTATGAAATAGGAAAAAATTATTTACCTAAATTAGAATTAGCTATAAAAAAAGAGCTCGGTAAATTTGAATAATATGCAAATCAAACTAAATTCCGAGTGGAACTCCTTTTTATCTGACGAAATTGAAAAACCTTATTTTCAGGATTTGATGAAAGGAGTGGAGAAAGAATACCAAAATCAAACTTGTTTCCCTCCTAAAGAGTTAATTTTTTCCGCTTTTGATCATTGCAGTTTTGAAAACACAAAAGTGGTCATAATAGGTCAGGATCCCTATCACGGGGAAGGGGAGGCTAACGGTCTTTGCTTTTCGGTAAATGATGGCGTCCGAATTCCGCCCTCTTTGCGAAACATCTATCGCGAAATGTGTGATGATTTAGATACTATATTTTTACCCACTTCGGGAAATTTAGAAAGCTGGGCAAAGCAAGGGGTTTTGTTGTTGAATGCTTCACTAACGGTTAGAAAAGACACGCCCAACAGTCATAAACACATGAAATGGAATCTTTTTACCGATGCTGTAATCCAAAAGATTTCGGAAGAAAAAGATGGTGTTGTATTTTTACTTTGGGGCGCTTTTGCACACAAAAAAGGATTGAAAATTGATAGAAACAAACATTTGGTTTTAGAATCCGGCCATCCTTCTCCAATGAGTGCTAATATGGGAAAATGGTTTGGGAACAAGCATTTTAGCCAAGTAAATGCGTATTTGAAAAAAGAAGGGGAATCTGAAATTTCTTGGTTTTAAAATACGACCTCACGGTTTACGGTTTGCGTGAGGGATAATAGCTATCCGCCGCGGCGGAGCGAATAGCCCGACGGCCATAAAAAAAGGCGCTAATTACCATACTGATAATTAGCGCCTTTTTTTATTGCTGGCACGCCCAAAGTAGGGACTTACTATTTCTTGATGATATCTTCTAAAATCGCTTTGTCAGCACGGTTACTTACTTTTAGGATAATCTCTTGATTTTTCATTGTTTTACCTTCGATGATATAGGTTTTAGCTTTTCCAAAATCGGTGCTGCTTTGATCAAAATCTACATCTCCAAATTCTAGAGTGTTTTTTATATCGATGGTGTCTATCCATTTTTCGGTTAAAATAGCGGAAGCTTTTTCAGAATAATGGAAAGGTTTATTTCTTAAATCATTTAAAACTCGGGAATTCGGGAAATAATTGCAACGGGTGTCTTTACCACTAAAAACCATTGCTACAAAAAACAGACCGATAACCAATCCCACTAAGTAGTAGGCAAAACGTTGTGCAAATTTCATGAAATATTTTTTGTGCAAAGATAAATGAATCTTTACTTAAAACACAATTAAATTGATGTCGTTATTTGGTAAATCAAACCATTCCCCAATCGCTTTATTAGTCAGGATTCCATGGTACATATAAACACCGTTTTTCAAGCCGTAATCAAAACGGATAGCGGGTTCAATACCGCCATCTCCAGCAATTTGCAATAGATAAGGCGTAATAATGTTGCTAATGCACATCGAAGCCGTTTTAGAATAGCGAGAAGGAATATTAGGTACACAGTAATGCAGGACATTACTTTTTATAAAAGTGGGCATTTCGTGAGAAGTGACTTCTGATGTTTCAAAGCAGCCTCCAGTATCAATGCTAACATCGACAATTACAGCTCCATTTTTCATTTGTTCCACCATAGTTTCAGTAACAATTACCGGACAGCGTTCTACGCCACGCATAGCGCCTACAGCCACATCACAACGTCTTAAGGCTTTAAGTAAAGCCTTAGGTTGTATGGTTGAAGTGAAAATACGCTGGTTTAAATTATTTTGTAAACGGCGTAATTTATTAATCGAATTATCAAAAACTTTTACGTTTGCTCCAAGACCAATTGCGGTTTTAGCCGCAAATTCGCCCACGGCTCCAGCACCTAAAATAACCACTTCAGTAGGAGGGACGCCTGTAATATTACCAAATAACAGTCCTTTTCCGAACTCATTAGTAATCATCAGTTCAGAGGCAATTAATATGGAGGCTGTTCCTGCGATTTCGCTTAATGATTTAACGGCAGGGTAGGAACCATCTTCATCTTTGATGTATTCAAATGCTAAGGCAGTAATTTTTTTCTTGGTTAAAGCGTCAAAATAATCTTTCTTCTTGGTTTTCAGTTGGATAGCCGATATCAGAATCGTTTGAGGATTCATCATTTGTATTTCGGCAATAGTGGGTGGTGATACTTTTAATATCATTGGGCAACTAAATACTTTATTAGTGTCTTTAGTTATCTCGGCTCCGGCTTCACTATACTCTTTATCAGAATAACTGGCATTTACACCAGCGCCTGCTTCCATCATTACCCGATGTCCTTGATAAGTTAGTGAGGTAACAGCGTCAGGGGTTAGGCAAATGCGGCGTTCCTGGAAACTGGTTTCTTTTGGGATACCAATAAAAAGTTCGCTTTTGTGTCTTGATACCTCAAGTTTTTCTTCTTGGGGTAAAAGCTGTTGTTTTGTAAAAGGAGTTATTGATATTGATATTGACATTGACATTGTTATGACGATAGTAAGAAGTAAAATTACACAAAAAAGATTAAAAATATCTCTTTCTGGACTTAGAAATTTAAAAATGAATTGTTTATAATCCGTAAATATTTTTTCTCATTTTTATATCAGCTCGTTCATATACACCTTCTTCTAGAGGTACTTCGACAAATCCAAATTTATGGTACAAATGAATCGCAGGTACCAAGCTTCTATTCGAATACAATAGAAGGGTTTTTATTTTTTGTTTTTCGGCTGCTTCAATGCAATGTTGAAGCAGTTTTTTTCCTATTCCCAGTCCTTGAACATCATCAGTAACGGCCATTTTGCTCAATTCAAATAAATTTTTATCTATATTAATTAAAGCTACGGTGCCTACAATTTTGTCGTGGTATTTAGCATAGAATATCATACCGCCTTTGTCAATAATTTCTTCCTGTGGATTAGAAAGTACCCGCTTGTCTTTGGGCTCAATTTTAAAATATTTCTTTAGCCATTCATAATTAAGTTCCTTAAAAGGTTCTTTTAAATCAGCTGAAAAAGGAATGATTGTAATTGCGTTTTTTGTATTCATAATCGTTATTTTTAACTGAGTACTAATGAGCGTCTACCGTCAGCAAGTACTTTAATTGTGATAACCGAATGTTCATCAGGAATCAGGCTGGGGATCTGTTCGGCCCATTCAATGAAACACCAGTTCCCAGAATATAAATAATCATCCACACCCATATCCATAGCTTCGATTTCGTTTTTCAATCTATAAAAATCAAAATGGTAAACAGTTTGATTTTCAGTTGTTTGGTATTCGTTAACTAAAGAAAAGGTTGGACTGCTCGTTGCTTCAGTAACCCCCAGTGTTTTAGCTAATTGTTTTATGAAAGTAGTCTTTCCAGCACCCATTTCTCCGTGAAATAAAATCACTTTGTTAGGACTTTGCGCCACTACTTGCTTTGCTATATTTTCGATTTCATCTAATGAAAAAATAAATTCCATACTTTTTAATAGTTATGAATTATAAGTTATGAGTTATGAGTGCTGAATTATGAGTTATGAGTTATGAATTATGAGTGCTAGATAATGATATCGGCACTTCATTAAACTTTAAACTTTAAACATTTTTAAACATTAAACATTTTCAAACGTTAAACCCTTTTCTTTACTTCGGATTAAATATCAAAAACGGGATTATCATTTCTTCCAGTGATATTCCGCCGTGCTGATACGTATTCTTATAGTAACTCACATAATGGTTGTAATTGTTCACATAGGCCAAAAACAAATCATTTTTGGCAAAAATATAAGAACTACTCATATTTATGGTAGGCAAGCCTATATTTTTAGGATCTTTTACCGCATACACGTCTTTGTGCTCATAAGTAAGGCTACGACCCGTTTTGTAACGCAAATTCAAACTCGTGTTTTTATCACCCACTACTTTCGATGGGTTTTTAACGTTTATGGTTCCGTGGTCCGTGGTTAGAATCAATTTGAAACCCATTTTTTGGGCCTGTTGAATGATTTCTAGCAAGGGTGAATTCTTAAACCAACTCAAGGTCAGCGAGCGATACGCTTTATCATCAGAGGCGAGTTCTTTCACTACATCCATTTCGGTTTTGGCGTGAGAGAGCATATCCACAAAATTGTAAACCACCGTCACAAGATCATTGTCTTTTAGTCCCTTGAAATTCTCCACCAGTTTTTTCCCTGAGGCCAAATTGGTGATTTTAAAATAATCTTCTTTGATTTTTAGTCCAAGGCGTTTCAATTGAGCCGACAAAAACTCCGCTTCATACAGGTTTTTACCGCCTTCCTCGGGATCATTTTTCCAGTATTGCGGAAACTGTTTTTCCATTTCAACAGGTAATAAACCGGAGAAAATGGCATTTCGCGCATACTGGGTCGCAGTAGGGAGGATAGAGTAGTAAGGCACTTCTTTTTCCAGCTTGTAATAATTGCCCACCACACTTTCAAAAGATTTCCATTGGTCGTAGCGCAGGTTATCGATAACTACAAATAGAATGGGTTTGTCTTTCTTGACAATCTCGGGAACCACTAATTCCCGAAATAAAGTATGCGATTGAATGGGTTTATCCGCCTTTGGTAAAAACCAATCCTCGTAATTGCGTTCTATAAATTTCCCAAACTGCGAGTTGGCTTCCACTTTTTGGGATTCCAAAATCTCTACCATACTCTGGTCGTTGATATTCTCGAGTTTCAGCTCCCAGAAAACCAGTTTTTTATACAATTCAATCCAGTCTTCATAGGAATTCACCATAGACATCTCCATAGTAATTTTCCGGAATTCCTTCTGGTAATCTAATGTCGTTTTTTGCGAAACCAGTCTCGAGTGATCCAGATTCTTTTTCAAGCTCAACAGGATTTGGTTTGGGTTCACCGGTTTAATCAGGTAATCAGCAATTTTAGAACCTATCGCTTCCTCCATAATGTATTCCTCCTCACTTTTAGTGATCATAATCATAGGAATAGAGGATTTCTTCTCCTTCATTTCTGACAGCGTTTCCAGTCCGCTCATCCCGGGCATATTCTCGTCCAGGAATACGATATCAAAATTCTCGCTATCAAAAATATCAATCGCATCCCTACCGTTATTACAAGTGGTCACGCTGTAGTTTTTTTTCTCCAAGAAAAGGATGTGCGGTTTCAAGTAGTCAATCTCGTCATCAACCCAAAGTATTTTTATCTTGTCCATATAGTAGTGTAAAGGGAATTAAAACCATAAAATCATTGTGGCAATTTACAGCTTTTTGGGCTGCTTAGATACTAATATTATGATAAATTTTAGTGTTAAAAGACACTCTTCTATAACTCTATAAAACCTTTTTTATTTTGTGCCATTGCTATCTTTTTTTGCTCGCGCTGAACTTGTTTCAGGGCTTGTGCTGAACTTGTTTCAGTGATTGCACCAAAGTTTATTCAGGGCTTGTGTTGAACTTTTTTCAGGGCTTGTGCTGAACTTGTTTCAGTACGTGCCCTTCGCAAAAGCTACGGTCGGGCAGTTCACTGCAAGTCCTCGCCCCGCCAAAAAAAGCGCGGCTGTGGGCTTTCCGTTTCCGTCCCTCACGCAAATGCGAGAAGGAGTGGAGTTTACAAGAAGGATTTAGTTTTAAATTTCAATTGATTACTAATAATGAGGAGTTTATATAGCAACAAAATTGTAAACTATAACTTATGTTAAATTTAAAGGGCTTTTGATGATTTGTAATAAAAATATTATTTTATATTTGGTGAATAAAACGCTATTCAATAGTGACATTCTACACAATTTTGGGTGTATAGTCGCTACTTTGTAGCGAGTATGTACATGTTTGCAGTAATTTAAAAAAAAACCGTATGGATATAAATTTAATATATATGATTCTTGGAGTTGTCGCTACAATAATAGTTGGGTATTGGGGCATCAAATTCACTGATAATCATAAAACAATTACAAATTTACTTTTTTTTGAGAATGGTTGCATTTCTCTATTCAAAACTGTTGTAAAAGACTTGGAGGAAGTTGAAATAAAATACAAAGGAAAAAAAATAGATGAAAACTTACTAATTTATAAAGGCACGTTTTTTAATTCAGGTAATACAGACATTGATAAAACTATAATTCATCAACCACTTAAAGTAAAATTACCTGAAAACTATGAATGGAAAAAAATAAAAATAATTGACCAATCAAAGGATGTTAATATTTCATTAAATCACACAGAAAATGATTTGACCTTCGATTGGGATATTCTTAAAGAAAATGAGTTTTTTACTTTTGATTCAGTAATTGAATTTAAGCCACAAACTGAAATTAATGAAAATTCAGCAATTAAAGATATTACAAGACATTTATCTCGTAATATTAGTTTTAGCCATAGAATTACTAACTTAAAATCAATACAAAAAGAAGAACTTCCCGCAAAACCTGTTGGGAAATTTGGATTAATTTTTTTAAGTGCTTATTTATTAGGAATAGTTTGTTTAGGTCTCTACTGGTCTGCTGGTCAGTTTATATTTCCACATTATAACATCTCTTATGAAATAAAAAGCGACTCAACAAAATTTTATTCATCAATTGAAGCTAATGGTTTAAACGAAATTTTACTTACTGATAATAATGAAAATGAAATCATTAAAAATATTGGGTCCGATAAAAAAATTGGACTTACAGGAAATGTAAAAACACTTAGAAAAAATTTATCGTATTGGGGATTAATAGGTGGTGGTATATTAGCTCTTTTAATACTCTTCGTATTTATACTAATGATTTATAGCCACATAAAGGACAGCAATTTATATAAAAAAGTAAAATTGATAGCTGACAAATATGATGAAAAAACTTTTCCAAGAAGAAAATCTTCTAGATTATTATTCCCTTTTGAATAAAAAACTACTGCCAACACACGTTTGTGGCTATTGCGGAATTTAGTGGAATTACCGTTTTTTATCGTATTTTCGTTTAGCCGAAAATACTCGTCTTCGTAAGTCGCAAACGGCGCAAGGCGCGAGAACGTTATGTGCAATTTAACCGAGACGACCAACATTAACTGACATTCAGAGAAAAAAGTATGACGCCATTACAAAATCTATTTTACTATATAAGGGACTTGTACAATTCATCGGACACTTGTTTTGACTTTGAAAAAGACAAAAGCAATCCAAAGACGAAGAATATAAACTTTTGGGAAGTTGGAGAACTTTTGACACTTGCTAAAAAATGTGAGCAAAAAAATATAGCAGAATTTAGTTTAGCTATTAACAACAATCTAAATCCACTTGACTTTTTATTAAAGTTAAAGCGAATTGCAATACCTGATGAACCCAAACAACCAAAAGAACTCGAAAGTTGGATTGAAATTAATAGAAGTAACGAAATTCCAACACTTACAATTAAACAAGAAATTGAAACAGTTGAAAAATTTGAACAGTCAACACAAAGAATAAATGATTTAGAAAAATACAAGGAACAAAGACTAACGTCTTTGTTCGATTTATCTTTACCAAATTCTTTAGTTGATTGGATTGATTTAACAGATAACAAATTCTTGCGAAAACCAGAGCTAAAAGTCAAAATAGTTCTTGCAAACAATCCAACACTATCAAGAGTAGCAAACAACTTTCAAAAGGAATTTTCTGAATTCTATCAAAAATTTGAACTGCCTTTTAAGACAAATCGAATTTACGATGCCTTACATACGCTACATTATGAATTAAAAGGGAAAGACAACAAAAGAATTTATATATCATTTGGTTTAGTTTGTGGAAAAATTGGAAACCAAGACTATAAAAATTTTCTTTTTAATGTTCCATTGAAACTAACTCTTAAAAGCCAAGAATTCAAATTAGAATTTGACACTTTTTCAAGTAAAATATTTTGCGAACAATTTTTTGTAGAATTATTAGACAATCATTTTCAAAATGAAAATCAATTAATAATTGAAGAACGCAAAAAAGATGTTTTACTAAATATCGATAGTTTCAATTCACAGCAACGTGAATTTATTTTTGAAAGTGATTTTATAAGAACTGAATATTTTGACAAAGGTTTAGAAATATTAAGCGTTTTTACTAAAAAACAATATGCCTTTTTCAATGAAGAAACATTAAATTATTCTTTTCAAAAAACACCAATTGAAAATCAATTAACTTTTAGTTTTTCGCCAATAATTCAAACCAAAATTGTTGAAAGTAAACTTGCTATTTCAAAAGATGCAAATAATATAATCAACAAAATAAATGAATTACAAGCAAGTGGAAATCTTCAACTAATTCCAGATTTTTTCAAAAAACTATTTTCAATAGATGGTTTAGAAATTGAAACAGAAACACAATCAAACACAAACCAATTTCAAAATAATGAAAGCAAATCTCAATTAGCTGATTTTGGAGAAGTAAAACATCGTTCCTTATTTCCATTACCTTACAATGAAGAACAATTTGAAATTGCAAAACGATTAAACGAGCAAGATGCAGTAACAGTAAAAGGACCACCAGGAACAGGTAAAAGTCATACAATTGCAAACCTAATTTCGCACTTTGTTGCACAAGGAAAATCTATACTTGTAGTTTCACATAATGCTAAAGCATTAAGCGTATTAAAAGATAAATTACCAAGTGGAATTCAAGAACTTGCAGTTTCTTTAGTAAATGAAGGAAAGGGAAATGAAAGTTTAAAAGGCTCTGTTAATGCTATTATTAGAAATTTGGCACAAAGATATGAAGAAACAAAAGTTACAGAATTAGAACGGCAATTAACCAATTTAGAAAGTAATTATGCGAACACTTTAATCCAAATATATAAAGCTGTTCAAGCGAATACTTTAACTCTTAATATTTTCAACCCAATCACAAAAGAACTTGAAAATAAATCAGCTTACGATTGGGCTGTTTACCATTTTGAACAAACAAATTACGAAAATCAATTATTAAAAGATACCGTTTCTTATGAAACAGAAACAAATGGAGTAGCTGAAAAATTAGTTGACTTAGTAGCAATTGGAAACAATCTCAAAAGAGATGATTTTGATTTAATAAACTTTCAGTTTCTAAATGATGATACTTTTATTGACTTAAATGAGATTAGGAAATATGATATTAAGCTAAAGGAAATTAACGAAAAAATTAATCCATTAGATTACACTAACATTCCAACAAATTCAATAGACGAAAATCTAAAAAATATTATTCTCAATTACGAAAATATTTTTAGAACATTCAAAACAAACTTAATTGCAGAACAGGTATACAAGCATCCTAATTTTAGGATTGATGTATTAGTTAATATCTTAAACGAAAATGCTGGATTAAGAAAACAG includes the following:
- a CDS encoding GIY-YIG nuclease family protein — protein: MKPGFIYIITNKYQTVVYTGVTANLPQRVLNHKEKRNPNSFSARYNLDILVYYEQYQWIGDAIAREKQIKAGSRETKNELIRSVNPNWIDLFDEIKDIMTE
- a CDS encoding DNA mismatch repair protein MutS, with the protein product MISITEKTLQDLQFPTVLETISTICNTDIGKQKALEITPFRDKETLMQALMQTSEYVSSFQNNNAIPNHGFDAITHEIKFLAIEDSYLEVGSFRKIATLSSTVNFLLTYFKKFDDYYPYLNTRANEVEFTKEIITSIDAIVDKYGEIKDNASPMLQEVRRNMNLIRGKVNQSFGVALTQYNSLGYLDDIKESFVQNRRVLAVLAMYRRKVKGSILGSSKTGSIAYIEPEATLMYSRELSNLEYEESEEIMRILKQLSNDIRPFLSLLIQYQNFLSDIDVIAAKAKYANKINGILPTITDDRRLYFRDAYHPILYLNNKEKREITHPQTIELQQENRIIVISGPNAGGKTISLKTVGLLQLMLQSGMLIPVHERSETFLFDRILTDIGDNQSIENHLSTYSYRLKNMNYFLKKCNRKTMFLIDEFGTGSDPELGGALAEIFLEEFYHREAFGIITTHYSNLKILANELPFATNANMMFDEKSLEPMYKLALGQAGSSFTFEVALKNGIPFSLINRAKKKIEVGKVRFDKTIATLQKERSKMEKTSQTLKEEETKAREEGKKMETINVKIKQKLESYQELYDSNQKTIYIGQKIEDIAEKYFNNKNKKDLIGEFLKIIEIENSKRKKATPKEVKAIVAKKKEVIEEVTVQVEEIRAAKKEKKLKPVVEKIKHILKVGDRVRMIDGKAVGSIDVIEKNKATVNYGIFTSKVSLDSLEFVEAAKK
- a CDS encoding nucleotidyltransferase family protein gives rise to the protein MKKDEIINVLQKDKQYLKEKYGVVTIALFGSYAKGLENPDSDVDFFVEFSKPSYSILMGLYSYLENKLNSKIEIVRKGPHISERFFNNIKNDLIYV
- a CDS encoding DUF86 domain-containing protein, which produces MYNDVYKYSLETILEHINICNKRFSEIDIATDFVATEYGQMVLDAIVTRLQAIGENVKNTSRKHNLLQDNYPEIEWDKIIRFRDFISHHYEMLDYEIVYEIGKNYLPKLELAIKKELGKFE
- the ung gene encoding uracil-DNA glycosylase; this translates as MQIKLNSEWNSFLSDEIEKPYFQDLMKGVEKEYQNQTCFPPKELIFSAFDHCSFENTKVVIIGQDPYHGEGEANGLCFSVNDGVRIPPSLRNIYREMCDDLDTIFLPTSGNLESWAKQGVLLLNASLTVRKDTPNSHKHMKWNLFTDAVIQKISEEKDGVVFLLWGAFAHKKGLKIDRNKHLVLESGHPSPMSANMGKWFGNKHFSQVNAYLKKEGESEISWF
- a CDS encoding DUF4258 domain-containing protein, whose protein sequence is MKFAQRFAYYLVGLVIGLFFVAMVFSGKDTRCNYFPNSRVLNDLRNKPFHYSEKASAILTEKWIDTIDIKNTLEFGDVDFDQSSTDFGKAKTYIIEGKTMKNQEIILKVSNRADKAILEDIIKK
- a CDS encoding alanine dehydrogenase, producing the protein MSISITPFTKQQLLPQEEKLEVSRHKSELFIGIPKETSFQERRICLTPDAVTSLTYQGHRVMMEAGAGVNASYSDKEYSEAGAEITKDTNKVFSCPMILKVSPPTIAEIQMMNPQTILISAIQLKTKKKDYFDALTKKKITALAFEYIKDEDGSYPAVKSLSEIAGTASILIASELMITNEFGKGLLFGNITGVPPTEVVILGAGAVGEFAAKTAIGLGANVKVFDNSINKLRRLQNNLNQRIFTSTIQPKALLKALRRCDVAVGAMRGVERCPVIVTETMVEQMKNGAVIVDVSIDTGGCFETSEVTSHEMPTFIKSNVLHYCVPNIPSRYSKTASMCISNIITPYLLQIAGDGGIEPAIRFDYGLKNGVYMYHGILTNKAIGEWFDLPNNDINLIVF
- a CDS encoding GNAT family N-acetyltransferase, with the translated sequence MNTKNAITIIPFSADLKEPFKELNYEWLKKYFKIEPKDKRVLSNPQEEIIDKGGMIFYAKYHDKIVGTVALINIDKNLFELSKMAVTDDVQGLGIGKKLLQHCIEAAEKQKIKTLLLYSNRSLVPAIHLYHKFGFVEVPLEEGVYERADIKMRKNIYGL
- the tsaE gene encoding tRNA (adenosine(37)-N6)-threonylcarbamoyltransferase complex ATPase subunit type 1 TsaE translates to MEFIFSLDEIENIAKQVVAQSPNKVILFHGEMGAGKTTFIKQLAKTLGVTEATSSPTFSLVNEYQTTENQTVYHFDFYRLKNEIEAMDMGVDDYLYSGNWCFIEWAEQIPSLIPDEHSVITIKVLADGRRSLVLS
- a CDS encoding bifunctional response regulator/alkaline phosphatase family protein, translated to MDKIKILWVDDEIDYLKPHILFLEKKNYSVTTCNNGRDAIDIFDSENFDIVFLDENMPGMSGLETLSEMKEKKSSIPMIMITKSEEEYIMEEAIGSKIADYLIKPVNPNQILLSLKKNLDHSRLVSQKTTLDYQKEFRKITMEMSMVNSYEDWIELYKKLVFWELKLENINDQSMVEILESQKVEANSQFGKFIERNYEDWFLPKADKPIQSHTLFRELVVPEIVKKDKPILFVVIDNLRYDQWKSFESVVGNYYKLEKEVPYYSILPTATQYARNAIFSGLLPVEMEKQFPQYWKNDPEEGGKNLYEAEFLSAQLKRLGLKIKEDYFKITNLASGKKLVENFKGLKDNDLVTVVYNFVDMLSHAKTEMDVVKELASDDKAYRSLTLSWFKNSPLLEIIQQAQKMGFKLILTTDHGTINVKNPSKVVGDKNTSLNLRYKTGRSLTYEHKDVYAVKDPKNIGLPTINMSSSYIFAKNDLFLAYVNNYNHYVSYYKNTYQHGGISLEEMIIPFLIFNPK